The proteins below are encoded in one region of Phaseolus vulgaris cultivar G19833 chromosome 1, P. vulgaris v2.0, whole genome shotgun sequence:
- the LOC137813415 gene encoding probable WRKY transcription factor 11, with translation MAVELMGFPKIDDQKAIQEAASEGLKGMEHLIRILSHQPSHLNTDLTDVTVSKFKKLISLLNRTGHARFRRAPVQAPQPVQTPAPVHNPPSAPLHPPPPQTANLSLPALFASPAPVHHAPGSVTLDFTKPHNALRNSKAKSVELEFSKETFSVSSNSSFMSSAITGDGSVSNGKIFLAPPPPPATSAGKPPAFKKRCLEHREHSDDVSGSGKCHCVKRRKNRVKKTVRVPAISSKIADIPPDEYSWRKYGQKPIKGSPYPRGYYKCSTVRGCPARKHVERAPDDPAMLIVTYEGEHRHAVQAAMQENAAGVVGLVFEST, from the exons ATGGCTGTGGAACTCATGGGGTTCCCCAAAATAGATGATCAAAAGGCCATCCAAGAGGCTGCATCCGAAGGCCTCAAGGGCATGGAACACCTGATCCGAATCCTCTCCCACCAACCCTCTCACTTGAACACTGACCTCACCGACGTTACCGTCTCCAAGTTCAAGAAACTCATCTCCCTCCTCAACCGAACCGGCCACGCTCGCTTCAGACGTGCTCCGGTTCAGGCCCCTCAACCTGTTCAAACCCCCGCACCGGTTCACAATCCTCCCTCTGCACCTCTCCATCCTCCTCCCCCGCAAACCGCCAACCTCTCCCTCCCGGCGCTCTTCGCCTCGCCGGCGCCGGTTCACCATGCGCCGGGCAGCGTCACGCTCGACTTCACCAAGCCGCACAACGCGCTCCGGAACTCCAAGGCAAAGTCCGTGGAGCTCGAGTTCTCCAAGGAGACCTTCAGCGTCTCCTCCAACTCCTCCTTCATGTCCTCCGCCATCACCGGCGACGGCAGCGTCTCCAACGGCAAGATCTTTCTCGCCCCGCCGCCGCCGCCCGCGACCTCCGCCGGAAAACCGCCGGCGTTCAAGAAACGCTGCCTCGAGCACCGCGAACACTCCGACGACGTGTCCGGATCCGGCAAGTGCCACTGCGTCAAGCGAAG GAAAAACAGGGTGAAGAAGACTGTGAGGGTGCCGGCGATAAGTTCAAAGATCGCCGATATTCCGCCGGACGAGTACTCGTGGAGAAAGTACGGTCAGAAGCCGATCAAGGGTTCACCGTACCCTCG GGGGTATTACAAGTGCAGCACGGTGAGAGGGTGTCCCGCGAGGAAACACGTGGAGCGCGCACCAGATGATCCGGCGATGCTGATTGTGACGTACGAGGGGGAGCACAGGCACGCGGTTCAGGCCGCGATGCAGGAGAACGCAGCCGGAGTGGTGGGTTTGGTGTTCGAGTCAACGTAG